GGCGGCGGGATCGCGGCCCGCGCGGGCGACGCCACGGTAGAACAGGGCCGCGCCGCGCGGCAGCGTGGGAACAGCCGGGTCGAGCTGAGCCAGCGCTTCCCCGGCCTGCGCCTCGGTCAGCCGGCCCTGCCGGAAGTGCAGGGCCGAGCGCGCGTTGAGGACTTCCACCCGGTCAGGGCCGCTCAGGTCGCCCGAGGTCAGCGCCTCCTCCAGCAGCGGCAGCGCGGCGTAGTCCACACGCACCATCCACGCGAAGCTCAGGGCGCGCACGAGGGCGGCGAAGGTGTCCAGGCGGCCCTGATCCAGGCAGAAGCGCAGCGCCGCGAGCATGTTGGGCTGCTCCTGGGTCAGCCGCGCGAACCAGGTCAGTTGCTGCGGGCCGCGCTGGCCGGGCACCGACGCCTCGGCCAGCGCGAGCAGACTCAGGGCGTGCGCCCGGCGGGCGGCGGGCGCCTCGCCGCGCGCTTCCAGCGCCTCGAGCGCAAATTCCCGCACCGTCTCCAGCATCGTGAAGCGCGGCTCGGGCTCGGAGGCCACAGTTTCTCTGGAGGGGGGCTCCGTGGACATGGGCTGGATCAGGCTGTGCTCGGCCAGCACACTCAGACCAGGGAGAGCATCCGGCTGGCCCAGCACCGCTTCCGCCGTCTCCAGCGTGAAACCGCCGACGAACACGCCCAGGCGCGTGAACAGGGCCTGCGCCTCGTCCGGCAGGAGCCCCAGGCTCCAGTCCAGCGTGGCGCGCAGGGTCTGCTGGCGGACGGGTCGGTCGCGCGCCGGGCCGCCCAGATCCAGCCGCTGGCCCAGCCGGGTCAGGATGGCCCGCACCGGCAGCAGCCGCAGGTGCCCGGCCGCCAGCTCGATGGCCAGCGGCAGCCCGTCCAGGCGGCGCACGATCTGGCCGATCTGTTCCAGCTCTACGTCGCCGGGCGCGAACTCCGGCCGCACCCGCGCGGCGCGGGCCAGGAAGAGTTGCACGGCGCTGGAGGCGCGCAGCTCTTCGGCCCGGTTCCGGGCCGGCAGGGGCAGCGGCGAGACCGGGTACTCGAATTCTCCGCCCAGGCGCAGCGGCGCGCGGCTGGTGACCAGCGCGGTGATCCCGCGCGCGGCGAACAGCAGCTCGGCCAGCGTGCCCGCCGCTCCCAGCAGGTGCTCGAAGTTGTCCAGCACCAGCAGCAACTGCCGGTCGCGCAGCTCGGCCGCCAGGGCCTCGGCGGCGGAGCGCGGCCCGCTCGGCACCCCCAGCGTGCGGGCGATCACGGGCGCCACCTGCGCCACCTCCTGCACCGGCGCCAGGTCGACGACCTCTGCGCCGTCGGCGAAGCTGGTTCCGCAGCGCTCGGCCAGCGCCAGCGCCAGCCGGGTCTTGCCCACGCCGCCCGGCCCCAGCAGGGTCAGGAGCCTCAGGTCGGGCCGCAGCAGCGCCGACTGTAGTTGCTTGAGCTCAGCATCCCGGCCCAGCAGGGGCTGGGGCCAGCCGGACAGGGGGCCGCCGAACGTGAGACCGGTCATGTCCACCCATCGTACGCGGCCGGGCCGCGGCGCGGTCAGGCAGAGGCGCGTGGCGCGCGGGCGGGCGGGCATCCGCGCAATCAGGCTCCAATCATCGCCTCCCCGCTACGCTGCCTCGCGAAAGGAGGTGACCGATGACCATGCATGGCCACGCCGGCCCACTGTTGCAGGGCGAGCACGCCCTCTACCTGCTGCGCGTCTGGTACGAATACGATGGCGACCGTCCCGTCTGGCGGGCGTCGCTCAAACCGCCCCACGAGGAGCAGCGGCGCTTTTTCAGTTCGCCAGCCACGCTGCTGCGCTATCTGGAGGGGTGCCTGGGGCCCGAAGCCTCACGCGGCTGACGAGGAAGCTCTGGAGGGCCAGGCCCCCGACCCTCAGACGCCGCGCCCGACTCCAGGGGCGCAGGGACGCCGTCCCCACCCGGACTCCCACCGACAGCGTGAACCCAGCACCGCCGACCGTGAGGCGCGGGTGCTGGGCGCAGGGTGTTCGGACATGTGCGGAGACGGCTGCGGCCTTCAGCGAAGGCCAGGCGCGGCCGCCTCTACTTGATCAGTTTCCAGGTGCCGCCGACCACCTGCACCATCACGCGGCTGCGGGCGTCCAGGCCCAGGTGATCGGTGGCCGACAGGTTGAAGATGCCGTGGGCGCCGATCACGTTGCGGGTGCCCTCCAGGGCGACGCGCAGGGCTTCCCTGAACTCGGGGGTGCCGGGCTGGGCTTTTTTCAGGGCCACCGGCAGGGCCTTTTGCATCAGCAGTCCGGCGTCCCACATGTGCGCCCCGAAGGTCGAGACGCTGCCCGCGCCGTATTTGGCCTCGTAAAGACCGAAATAGTTCAGGCCGACTTTCTTGTTCGGGTTGGTGTCGGGCAGCTGGTCGGCCACCAGCACCGGGCCGGCCGGCAGGATGGCGCCCTCGACGTCCTTGCCACCCACCCGCAGGAAGTCGGCGTTGGCGACCCCGTGGGTCTGGTAGATCTGCCCCGTGTATCCCCGTTCCTTGAGGGTCTTCTGTGGCAGCACCGCCGGCACGCCGGAGGCGCCGATCAGCACTGCGTCGGGGCGCGCGGCGAGCACCTTGAGGGCCTGCCCGGTCACGGAGGTGTCGCTGCGGCCGTAGCGCTCCTCGCTGACGACCCGGATGCCCCTGGCCGCGGCGTTCTTCTTCAGCTCGGTCAGCCAGCCCTCGCCGTAGGCGTCGTTGAAACCGATGTAACCCACGGTCTTGACCTTGTTCTTCTGCATGTGCTGCACGACGGCCGCCGCCATCAGCGCGTCGGTCTGCGGCGTCTTGAAGACCCAGGCGCGCTTGGCGTCCACCGGCTTGATGATCGCCTCGGACGCCGCGAGGCTGATCATCGGCACCTTGGCTTCCGAGACCACATCGATCATCGCCAGGCTGGCGGGCGTGGTCGTGGTGCCGATGATCAGGTCGACCTTGTTGTCCTGAATCAGCTTGCGGGCGCTGGTCACGGCCGCCGTGGTGTCGCTGGCGTCGTCCAGAATGGTGTAGACGATCTTCTGCCCGGCGATGGTCTGCGGCAGCAGGGCCACGGTGTTGCGCTCGGGAATGCCCAGGCTGGCGGCCGGGCCGGTGGCCGAGACGATCACGCCCACACGGACGTCGGCGAGGGCCAGCGAGCAGCAGCTCAGCAGGGCAGTCAGGACGATACGGCTCTTCATAGGTATGACCTCCCGGAGGGGAAAAACGAGTTGTGGCTGCCGCGAGAGTAGCAGAAAGACTCTGCGACCAAACGCACGTTAGGCCACGGATGAAGGCGTCTGAGGGGGGAGACTCGGGCCCCACTCGTCACGTGACGAGCAGACCCCGGGTCGTCATCCAGGGTCATTCCGCTCCTGACCCGGCCCCGAACGCCAGGTACAGCCGGGCCAGCACGGCCGGGTCGCTCAGGCTTCCCCCCAGGGCCTCCTCGGCGCGGCGCAGGCGGGCGCGCAGGGTGTTGACGTGGATGTCCAGGCGCGTCGCCAGGTCGCCCAGCGGCCCTCGGTGTGCGAGGTAGGCGCGCAGGGTGGCCTCGATCCGCCCGTCGTCGGCCAGCGCCGAGAGCCGGGTCTGTACCTGACTCTGCAGCACCGTCAGGCGTCCATCCGAGAGCAGGGCGAACAGCGGATCCATCTCCTGAAAGGGGGTGACGCCGCGCCGGCTGCGGGTGGCCGCCAGTGCCTGACGGGCCTCCCGGTAGGCCGTCTGGACGGCGGCGGCCGCGCCCTGACTGGCCATGGCGTGGCGGCTGCTTACCCCCAGCCGGACGTCCTGGGCGGTGGAGGCGAGCAGGGCCGCGTGCAGTTCCCGCCCCTCGGTGGGCAGGTGCAGGCTCGACCACAGCCAGACCGCCTCCCCACTCCGCACGGTGGAATAGCCGGCGAGGCGGCGCTCCATCAGGTAGCCCTCGCCCACGGCCGCCAGGACGTCGAGCGCGTCTTCCCGGCCGCGCAGGCCGCCGGCGCTGCTTAGAGGCAATGGGAACGAGGCCACCGCCACCGCGAAGGGCTCGCTGCCCAGCACGTCGCCGCCCCCACTGCCGCTGAGCAGCCCTTCCAGCACGCGCTCACCCACCCGGCGCCGCGCGGCCCCGGCGGCGGCCGACTGCAGGCGGGCCAGCAGGGCGTACTCGGCCGCCACGGCCGCCAGCCCCTGCCAGCGCTCCGGCACGGCCAGCCGCAGGGCACCCACGTGCCGCTCCCGGTGCTCGAGCCGCAGGATCAGTTCCGGCCCCGCCGCGCGGCCGGCCGTCGCCACGAGGTCGCCCCAGCTCGCGACGATCTCGGCGAGCCCGCCGGTCCACTGGGCCAGGAGCCGCGTCAGGGCCTGTTCGGGGTGGGGGCTCATTACCGCGTCCCGCAGGGTATCCAGCACCACGCCCAGGCCGGGCAGCGGCAGCAGTTCCCCGGCGGCCAGGCCGCCCGCGGCCAGCATCACCTCCCGCGCCGGCCGTTCTGGACAGAGCCGCAGGGCCTGACCCACCGACTCCAGCGCCTCGTCGTCCCTAAGCGGAGCCAGCTGCAGCTGGGCGCGCAGGGCGTTCACGGTGGCCATTGTCCAAATCTACAACCACCGCGGCCGACGCTGTGACTTCCTACAGCGGCACCGGTCATTGCCCGTCCTATGCTGACCCCCTCAAGCGTCTGTTCTCCCCAGGAGCCCCCATGAAATACGCCCGATTTCTCTCCGGAGGCCGCGCCCTCAGCGGTCACCTCGACGGTGGACGGCTGATCGACGCCGCCGGGGTGGCCCACGACCCCGCCCGCGTGCAGTTCCGGCTGCCGGTCGATCCGCCCAAGGTCATCGCGCTGGCGCTGAATTACCACGATCACGCCGGGGAGCTGGGCCTCACGCAGCCCAAGGAGCCCGCGCTGTTCTGGAAACCGAACACCACCCTGCTGCCCCACGGCGGCACGGTGATCTACCCCCGCGGCGCGCAGTTCATGCATTACGAGGTCGAACTGGGCGTGATCATCGGGCGCGACGCCCGGCGCGTGAAGGCGAAGGACGCCATGGGCTACGTCGGCGGCTACACCATCGGCAACGACCTGGTGGTGCGCGACTACGTGACCAACACCTTCCGCCCGCCCATGCGCGGCAAGGGCTGGGACACCTTCGGGCCGCTCGGGCCGTACTACGTCACGGCCGACGAGATTGCCGACCCCCACGCCCTGCGCCTCACCGCGCACGTGAACGGCGAACTGCGCCAGGAAGGCAGCACGGCCGACATGATCTTCAGCATTCCGGAGCTGATCGAGCACATCTCGCGCTTCATGACCCTGCAGCAAGGCGACGTGATTTTGACGGGGACGCCCAAGGGCATCAGCCACGTGCATCCGGGCGACGTGATGACGCTGGAGGTCGAGGGCCTGGGCCAGCTCGTCAACGACATTCAGGAAGAGGACGACCTGGCCGAGCCCATCACCGGCCAGGAGAGCCGCGAGGGCGAGTGGGACGGCCGTTAGGCCACGAGGAGACGCAGATGACCCAGATCGACGCACCGCAGACCCGACATCCCAACCAGCTGTTGGCCGAGGAGTTGCGCCGCACCCGGCTCGCGGGCGGCCTGCGGCACTTCATCGGCGGGCAGTGGGTGGACTCTCAGGGCGGAGCGACCTTCGAGGCCCACTCCCCCATCGACAACTCCCTCCTCACCACCGTCGCCCGCGGCGACGAGGCCGACATCGACCGGGCCGCCCGCGCCGCGCACGACGCCTTTCAGCTGTGGAAGGAGGTGGGCGGGGCCGAGCGGCGCCGGCTTCTCCACAAGATCGCCGACCTGATCGAGGCGCGCGCCGGGGAGATCGCCGTGCTGGAGAGCCTGGACACCGGTCAGGCGATCCGCTTCATGAAGTCGGCAGCCACGCGCGGCGCCGAGAACTTCCGCTTCTACGCCGACCGGGCCCCGGGTGCGGGCGACGGCCAGAGCCTGCCGGCGCCGGGCTTTCTCAACTACACCCTCCGGCAGCCCATCGGGCCGGTCGGGGTGATCACGCCCTGGAACACGCCGTTCATGCTCTCCACCTGGAAGATCGCGCCCGCGCTGGCGGCCGGCTGCACGGTGGTGCACAAGCCCGCCGAGTGGAGCCCGGTGAGCGCCACGCTGCTCGCCGAGATCATGGACGAGGCCGGCTTGCCGGCGGGGGTTCACAACCTCGTTCACGGCCTCGGGGAGAGTGCCGGAAAGGCCCTGACCGAGCACCCGCTCATCCAGGCCATCGCCTTCGTCGGCGAGACCACCACCGGCAGCGCGATCATGCGCCAGGGCGCGCAGACCCTCAAGCGGGTGCATTTCGAGCTGGGCGGCAAGAACCCGGTGGTGGTCTTTGGCGACGCCGATCTGGACAGGGCCCTGGACGCCGTGGTGTTCATGATCTACTCGCTCAACGGTGAGCGCTGCACGAGTTCAAGCCGCGTGCTGGTGCAGGAGGGCATCTACGACGAGTTCACCGCCCGCATCGCCGAGCGGGCCAGGAACATCCGGGTGGGTGACCCGCTCGACCCCGAGACCGAGATCGGGCCGCTCGTGCATCCGCGGCATCTGGAGAAGGTGATGT
The sequence above is drawn from the Deinococcus koreensis genome and encodes:
- a CDS encoding LuxR C-terminal-related transcriptional regulator, whose amino-acid sequence is MTGLTFGGPLSGWPQPLLGRDAELKQLQSALLRPDLRLLTLLGPGGVGKTRLALALAERCGTSFADGAEVVDLAPVQEVAQVAPVIARTLGVPSGPRSAAEALAAELRDRQLLLVLDNFEHLLGAAGTLAELLFAARGITALVTSRAPLRLGGEFEYPVSPLPLPARNRAEELRASSAVQLFLARAARVRPEFAPGDVELEQIGQIVRRLDGLPLAIELAAGHLRLLPVRAILTRLGQRLDLGGPARDRPVRQQTLRATLDWSLGLLPDEAQALFTRLGVFVGGFTLETAEAVLGQPDALPGLSVLAEHSLIQPMSTEPPSRETVASEPEPRFTMLETVREFALEALEARGEAPAARRAHALSLLALAEASVPGQRGPQQLTWFARLTQEQPNMLAALRFCLDQGRLDTFAALVRALSFAWMVRVDYAALPLLEEALTSGDLSGPDRVEVLNARSALHFRQGRLTEAQAGEALAQLDPAVPTLPRGAALFYRGVARAGRDPAAAIQDLAEVARMADVLGDAWSGAQARQVEAWLRLILCDHGGAAERCAEVRAGADAQHDLTLLAWNDLCRAALALGRGPWEDAAPLLGAALEHAQANRDATLLTGALEGFAALAARHGEGNRAAALLGAVDALRREAGVSGTVEHAALRPLAEAGVTGLSAPEREAAARRGADLTAEEASVLARGGAPLDARPAPVAGHDLTPREGDVLRALSRGLSNKEIARELSISLYTVNDHVKTIYSKLGVSSRAAATRSALEQAPP
- the hpaE gene encoding 5-carboxymethyl-2-hydroxymuconate semialdehyde dehydrogenase; its protein translation is MTQIDAPQTRHPNQLLAEELRRTRLAGGLRHFIGGQWVDSQGGATFEAHSPIDNSLLTTVARGDEADIDRAARAAHDAFQLWKEVGGAERRRLLHKIADLIEARAGEIAVLESLDTGQAIRFMKSAATRGAENFRFYADRAPGAGDGQSLPAPGFLNYTLRQPIGPVGVITPWNTPFMLSTWKIAPALAAGCTVVHKPAEWSPVSATLLAEIMDEAGLPAGVHNLVHGLGESAGKALTEHPLIQAIAFVGETTTGSAIMRQGAQTLKRVHFELGGKNPVVVFGDADLDRALDAVVFMIYSLNGERCTSSSRVLVQEGIYDEFTARIAERARNIRVGDPLDPETEIGPLVHPRHLEKVMSYFGAAREEGATIAAGGERVGESGNYVSPTLFTGARNDMRIAQEEIFGPVLTAIPFSDEAEALSLANDVQYGLAAYLWTNDLTRAHRFAHGLQAGMIWVNSENVRHLPTPFGGVKNSGIGRDGGDYSFDFYMETKNVAISLGTHKAARLGVGTPPVVTPREAGE
- a CDS encoding PucR family transcriptional regulator, with protein sequence MATVNALRAQLQLAPLRDDEALESVGQALRLCPERPAREVMLAAGGLAAGELLPLPGLGVVLDTLRDAVMSPHPEQALTRLLAQWTGGLAEIVASWGDLVATAGRAAGPELILRLEHRERHVGALRLAVPERWQGLAAVAAEYALLARLQSAAAGAARRRVGERVLEGLLSGSGGGDVLGSEPFAVAVASFPLPLSSAGGLRGREDALDVLAAVGEGYLMERRLAGYSTVRSGEAVWLWSSLHLPTEGRELHAALLASTAQDVRLGVSSRHAMASQGAAAAVQTAYREARQALAATRSRRGVTPFQEMDPLFALLSDGRLTVLQSQVQTRLSALADDGRIEATLRAYLAHRGPLGDLATRLDIHVNTLRARLRRAEEALGGSLSDPAVLARLYLAFGAGSGAE
- a CDS encoding ABC transporter substrate-binding protein, coding for MKSRIVLTALLSCCSLALADVRVGVIVSATGPAASLGIPERNTVALLPQTIAGQKIVYTILDDASDTTAAVTSARKLIQDNKVDLIIGTTTTPASLAMIDVVSEAKVPMISLAASEAIIKPVDAKRAWVFKTPQTDALMAAAVVQHMQKNKVKTVGYIGFNDAYGEGWLTELKKNAAARGIRVVSEERYGRSDTSVTGQALKVLAARPDAVLIGASGVPAVLPQKTLKERGYTGQIYQTHGVANADFLRVGGKDVEGAILPAGPVLVADQLPDTNPNKKVGLNYFGLYEAKYGAGSVSTFGAHMWDAGLLMQKALPVALKKAQPGTPEFREALRVALEGTRNVIGAHGIFNLSATDHLGLDARSRVMVQVVGGTWKLIK
- a CDS encoding fumarylacetoacetate hydrolase family protein, with protein sequence MKYARFLSGGRALSGHLDGGRLIDAAGVAHDPARVQFRLPVDPPKVIALALNYHDHAGELGLTQPKEPALFWKPNTTLLPHGGTVIYPRGAQFMHYEVELGVIIGRDARRVKAKDAMGYVGGYTIGNDLVVRDYVTNTFRPPMRGKGWDTFGPLGPYYVTADEIADPHALRLTAHVNGELRQEGSTADMIFSIPELIEHISRFMTLQQGDVILTGTPKGISHVHPGDVMTLEVEGLGQLVNDIQEEDDLAEPITGQESREGEWDGR